Proteins from a genomic interval of Paenibacillus sp. FSL R5-0623:
- the pyrE gene encoding orotate phosphoribosyltransferase gives MIELNEIPNHIASQLLKIKAVALRPQQPFTWTSGIKSPIYCDNRLTMSYPEIRNDIAEAFATIIRNQYPDAEVIAGTATAGIPHAAWVAQKLNLPMAYIRDKAKGHGKENLIEGLITEGQKVVVIEDLISTGGSSIKAAEAVRVAGATPLAVLAIFSYQLDKGVKAFEDAGIPLQTLSNYTALMDVALAQGTIQESDFELLKSWREDPSSFGK, from the coding sequence ATGATCGAACTGAATGAGATTCCGAATCATATTGCTTCCCAACTGTTGAAAATCAAAGCCGTGGCGTTACGTCCGCAGCAGCCATTTACATGGACATCCGGCATCAAATCACCAATATATTGCGATAACCGTTTAACGATGTCTTATCCCGAGATTCGCAACGATATCGCTGAAGCCTTTGCAACGATTATTCGTAACCAATACCCTGATGCAGAAGTCATTGCAGGTACGGCAACCGCAGGTATCCCGCATGCTGCCTGGGTGGCTCAGAAGCTGAATCTGCCAATGGCCTACATTCGTGATAAAGCCAAAGGACACGGCAAGGAGAACCTGATCGAAGGTCTGATTACCGAAGGACAGAAAGTGGTTGTCATCGAAGATCTGATCTCTACAGGTGGCAGTTCGATCAAAGCAGCCGAAGCTGTACGTGTAGCAGGTGCAACACCGTTGGCCGTACTTGCCATTTTCAGCTACCAGCTGGATAAAGGTGTTAAAGCATTTGAAGATGCTGGAATTCCACTTCAGACGCTGTCCAATTATACGGCTTTGATGGATGTGGCTTTGGCTCAGGGAACGATTCAGGAGAGTGACTTTGAATTGCTCAAATCCTGGCGTGAAGATCCTTCTTCATTTGGTAAATAA
- the pyrF gene encoding orotidine-5'-phosphate decarboxylase has protein sequence MNQASFNEMAGRLMVALDYPGAEEAKELVQALEGIPCYLKVGMQLFYAAGPDFIRELKSKGYSVFLDVKMHDIPNTVRGGAESITRLGVDMFNVHAAGGTLMMRAAREGAEAAIAADPSLSKPEIIAVTQLTSTSLETMNNEIGIPGSVEAAVVRYAGLAQEAGLDGVVASPLEVPAIRAACGSAFHTVTPGIRPAGSGLGDQTRVLTPGEAIARGSHYIVVGRPITGAPNPREAAETILKEMLNA, from the coding sequence CAATGAAATGGCTGGCCGTCTGATGGTGGCACTGGATTATCCTGGAGCGGAAGAAGCGAAAGAATTGGTACAAGCTCTTGAGGGCATTCCCTGTTATCTCAAGGTGGGTATGCAGCTGTTCTACGCAGCAGGACCGGACTTTATTCGGGAGCTGAAATCCAAAGGTTACTCCGTTTTTCTAGATGTGAAAATGCATGACATTCCCAACACCGTTCGTGGCGGTGCTGAAAGTATCACACGTCTTGGGGTAGACATGTTCAATGTACATGCAGCGGGTGGAACCCTCATGATGCGTGCTGCACGTGAAGGTGCTGAGGCAGCAATCGCTGCCGACCCTTCCCTTAGCAAGCCCGAGATCATTGCAGTCACCCAACTGACCAGTACAAGTCTGGAAACGATGAATAACGAGATTGGCATCCCGGGAAGTGTGGAAGCTGCTGTGGTCCGTTATGCAGGACTAGCCCAAGAGGCCGGACTCGATGGGGTTGTTGCTTCTCCACTGGAAGTGCCCGCAATTCGGGCAGCGTGTGGCAGTGCTTTTCATACCGTTACACCAGGAATTCGTCCAGCGGGTAGCGGTCTGGGAGATCAGACACGCGTCTTGACGCCAGGTGAAGCCATCGCCAGAGGCAGTCATTACATTGTTGTAGGCAGACCCATTACAGGCGCTCCCAATCCGCGTGAAGCGGCAGAAACCATTTTGAAGGAGATGTTGAACGCATGA